Sequence from the Sphingobacteriaceae bacterium GW460-11-11-14-LB5 genome:
TACCGGAAAATTATTTATCCATTGCTGGTTCGCTTGGGATTAATGTGGCAAAAAGATGATGTTTGCCCCGCTCACGAGCATTTTTTATCCAATATTATCCGTCAAAAAATATTTAGCCATATCAATAATCTTCCCTTAACAAGGCATTCTGGTGAAAGCTGGCTTCTTTTTTTACCAGAAGACGAAGATCATGATATCGGGCTGCTTTTTGCCAGTTATATGCTGAGGCTGCATCACCATCAGGTTATTTTTTTAGGTAGCAAAGTTCCGTTGGATTCGATCAAGCGCGTATTTTCTACCTTAAATGTAGGTCATGTGTTGCTTTTTATGATAAAATCCAGATTAGTGCCTGCCGCTCAAAAATATATAGATCAATTGTCTGAAATATGCTCATCCACTAAAATCCATCTTGCTGGAAACAGCCAGGTTATCGGTAAACTCAAGAATATCGATCACATCAACTGGTTTAAAACGCTCGATGAATTTGAAAAAACAATACAATATCCCGTTTTACATGAAAGAAATATTTGATCAACTATCTGCCGATTGTAGCCGGCTTACCACTAAGTTATATAGTACCAGCTTCTCTTATGGTATTTATTTTCTTGGTAAAGAACTGCGCCAACCTATACATGCTATTTATGGGTTTGTACGTTTAGCTGATGAAATTGTAGATAGTTTCCATCATTATGACAAGAAATTTTTATTAGATAAATTTAAACTCGATACTTTCGAGGCCCTCAACCTGGGCATTAGTTTAAACCCCATCTTAAATTCCTTTCAAAAGGTTGTCAATCAATACCAGATAGATCAGGAACTGATTGTTCTTTTTCTTAGGAGTATGGAGATGGATCTTTCGACACTAAAATATACTCCTGATCTTTACAACGAATATATCCTCGGCTCTGCAGAAGTGGTAGGCTTAATGTGTTTAAAGGTTTTTACCCATGGTAGCAGTGCAGATTACGAACAGTTGAAACCTTATGCCATGAAATTGGGTTCCGCATTCCAAAAGGTTAATTTTTTGAGGGATGTTAAGGCTGATCATCAAACACTTAGCCGGAATTATTTCCCTAACGTTAATTTAGCCCTTTTCTGTGATCATCAAAAAAAACAAATTGAAGAAGAAATTGAAGCAGAATTTGCAACCGCGTTAATCGGTATTAAGCTGTTGCCCACAGCTTCCAGAAATGGCGTATATTTGTCCTATATCTATTACAAAAAATTATTCGCGAAGATAAAGCGTTTAAGTGCTGAAAAAATTATGACTGAAAGGATCAGAATTTCGAACACATATAAAGTTGGTTTGATGTTTGATTCGATTATTCGTAATAAGTTAAATGTAATTTAAATGGAAGAGCAAGTTATTCTGGTTGATGAGGAGGATGTGCCGAAAGGGCAGATGGATAAAATGGAAGCACACGAAAAAGGCATATTACACCGTGCTTTTTCTGTTTTTATTTTTAATTCTAAACGCGAACTGTTGCTGCAACAAAGGGCAATGAGCAAATACCATTCGGCAGGTTTATGGACGAATACCTGTTGCAGTCACCCCCGGATTGGAGAAAGTAATATCCATGCAGCAAGAAGAAGGTTGATGGAAGAAATGGGAATGGATTGCGAATTGAATTACCTGTTTAAATTTACCTACAAGGCCATATTTGAGGACGGCTTAACGGAACATGAGGTAGACCATGTTTTTTTTGGCATGAGTGATGAATTGCCAGTGATAAACCGCGATGAAGTAGAAACTTTTAAGTATATGGATTTAGAGGCTTTGGCACAAGATATTGCCGTTAATCCGGGCGCTTACACGCCATGGTTAAGGATCTGTTTAGATAAAGTGGTCACACACGCATCAACGGCTAAAACAAAAAACGGGCATACAGCCTAAGCCATATACCCGTATCTAAATTAACGCTCTCGAGGACAAATATAGGACTAGTTTGCAAAATTCCTAAACGTTTAACATTTCTTTTACTTTAAGATTATAGTTCGCAGTTTGGATTGGTGTCGGCCTGTAAATTAAGGCATTAATATATAGCTATTTATAAGTATGGACGAAAATAAATGCCAGAAAATATTTTTTTTCTCTAAGTCAATTTGTTTCTGATATTTCATCTGGTTGTATTTTGTTGATCTGTTTTAAGCGGCTCTTTTTTTATCGTTCTGGCCATATCGCTGTGATATTATTCTTCCCCGAGTTTCTGAAATTCAAATTTATCTTTAATGTGCCTGTTAAAATATCTCCCTTTCGATCCCGAAGCCTTTAACATTTTATAAACGCGTTCAGGAACATTTTGATACAGATAAATCATATCGGTTACAAAGAGGATTTTCAATGTTGCTGTAGCCGCATCATAACTAAAATATTTGATCACTGACGATGGCATAATATCAGGTTATACCTTAAAAACAGCTACACTTACAAATGGTTTCACTCATTTTTGAGTGCTGATTCTTCTTTTTGAACTTTAATCTTTTCCTTTTTCAGATCGATACGGATGAGGTTGTACAGGCTCATATAAACGTTTGCAACCCATACTATCGAAAAGAAGGAAATAATGTAACCCCGCCAATCAGGATAAATTAAAGTGAATTTTGTAATCAAAAGCAGGATTATAGTTACATAATGACTAAAACAGTATTCACATGTAAATACATAAAAAAACTTTCTTTTCGCCAATTGGTTGCAGTTTTTAGAGCGGTTTACACAGAATTCACGCGCCTCTTTAAAAATTTCTTCCTTGGTAACTGTCCAGGCTATGCAAGCTACTGGTATGGCCATAATAAAGAGGTAATAGATATGTGTTTCCATAATAATCAAATCGGGGTATAAATACAACCTTAAACCCTTGAAAATGTTTACCTAAGCGATAAACATTTTGATTATATTTATGTTAATCATTATCTAATTATTTATTTTATGGAAAGATCAGAAATCATATCTCTACTTGAGGTAATCAATCAACAGGTTAGTTCTTCGGTTTTAGGTGGGATGGAAGAAGAGTACGAAGAATTAGAAAGCATGGGGCTGATTAAAATTAACCGTGAATCGGTACAATGGTCATCGGCTATGACGCCCGCCGGAAATGCTTATCTGGGGCACGATTAGTTAGGTTAAAAAATGCAGTAACATAATGCCGTTTCTGTAATCGTTGATCGGCTATGGAATATAGACTTCTGATGATGATTCGGAAAACAGGTTCCGGTTATTATCGGTTCAGGAAGTCCTGCACTTCACTTTATGCTGAAGAAAATCGGGACGATCAGGTTTATTCAAGCTGGGGTAGTGCTGCTATTTGAGGTTTATGGGGAGTGCACTTATGCGACAGATTTTCCGCGCGCGCTGTGCTTCCATGGCAAAATAAAAACAGCTAGCGGAGACACTAACGCGTTGACCTCCATTAGAATCTTTACGACTAAACTTTGACCAATTTATTGTTGGAATTCTGCTAAATTTGCAGCAAGTTTAGAATTGTGCCTAAATAAAATAAATGGCCCTTCTATCTGCAGATATGAACGATTTACAACTTAGAACGGTAAATGTAACCAGATATGTTACGCCTTTACGCGAGGGTGGCTCTATGCCCGCTATTGCTGAAGCTGACGATAACTTTTTATATGTACTGAAATTTAGAGGAGCAGGACAAGGTACCCGGGCTTTAATTGCTGAACTCATTGGTGGTGAAATAGCCCGCTATTTAGGTTTACGCGTACCTGAATTGGTTTTTGCCAACTTAGATGAAGCTTTTGGGAGAACAGAACCCGATGAAGAAATCCAGGATTTGCTAAAAGCCAGCGTAGGCTTAAACTTGGCCTTACACTATTTATCTGGTGCGATAACATTCGATCCAACCGTAACTACAGTTGATGCTAAACTAGCCTCGCAAATTGTATGGCTTGATTGTTTTTTAACCAACATGGACCGTACCTGCAGAAATACCAATATGTTGCTGTGGCATAAGGAACTTTGGTTAATCGATCATGGTGCTGC
This genomic interval carries:
- a CDS encoding MerR family transcriptional regulator; the encoded protein is MNYSISDLEQLSGIHSHTIRIWEQRYNALNPMRSQGNTRLYDDKQLRKLLNIVSLNKSGLKISKICSLSDAEMDQLIDQQFSYSADDEQADHYVSQLISHGLAFDERAFNQLIDQGIDQLGLSDCYRKIIYPLLVRLGLMWQKDDVCPAHEHFLSNIIRQKIFSHINNLPLTRHSGESWLLFLPEDEDHDIGLLFASYMLRLHHHQVIFLGSKVPLDSIKRVFSTLNVGHVLLFMIKSRLVPAAQKYIDQLSEICSSTKIHLAGNSQVIGKLKNIDHINWFKTLDEFEKTIQYPVLHERNI
- a CDS encoding KTSC domain-containing protein translates to MPSSVIKYFSYDAATATLKILFVTDMIYLYQNVPERVYKMLKASGSKGRYFNRHIKDKFEFQKLGEE
- a CDS encoding phytoene synthase; this encodes MKEIFDQLSADCSRLTTKLYSTSFSYGIYFLGKELRQPIHAIYGFVRLADEIVDSFHHYDKKFLLDKFKLDTFEALNLGISLNPILNSFQKVVNQYQIDQELIVLFLRSMEMDLSTLKYTPDLYNEYILGSAEVVGLMCLKVFTHGSSADYEQLKPYAMKLGSAFQKVNFLRDVKADHQTLSRNYFPNVNLALFCDHQKKQIEEEIEAEFATALIGIKLLPTASRNGVYLSYIYYKKLFAKIKRLSAEKIMTERIRISNTYKVGLMFDSIIRNKLNVI
- a CDS encoding isopentenyl-diphosphate delta-isomerase, which encodes MEEQVILVDEEDVPKGQMDKMEAHEKGILHRAFSVFIFNSKRELLLQQRAMSKYHSAGLWTNTCCSHPRIGESNIHAARRRLMEEMGMDCELNYLFKFTYKAIFEDGLTEHEVDHVFFGMSDELPVINRDEVETFKYMDLEALAQDIAVNPGAYTPWLRICLDKVVTHASTAKTKNGHTA
- a CDS encoding aminotransferase class I and II; this translates as MNDLQLRTVNVTRYVTPLREGGSMPAIAEADDNFLYVLKFRGAGQGTRALIAELIGGEIARYLGLRVPELVFANLDEAFGRTEPDEEIQDLLKASVGLNLALHYLSGAITFDPTVTTVDAKLASQIVWLDCFLTNMDRTCRNTNMLLWHKELWLIDHGAALYFHHSWQNWEEQAIKPFFLVKDHVLLPWATELELVNEAFTKLLSPEKIKAVIDLIPDDWLEGETNFESKAAHRNAYTHFLTTRLSHSTIFLKEAQHAREILI